The following are from one region of the Prevotella communis genome:
- the rimO gene encoding 30S ribosomal protein S12 methylthiotransferase RimO, whose amino-acid sequence MKTIDFISLGCSKNLVDSENLMGMFEANGFHVTHDSDDPQGEVVVVNTCGFIADAKEESINTILEQVARKNAGEVEKIYVMGCLSERYLADLEAEIPEVDGWYGKFNYKELLKRLTPSPSLLREGSGQTRKLTTPRHYAYIKISEGCDRHCAYCAIPLITGRHQSRPMEEILDEVRWLVSQGTKEFQVIAQELTYYGIDLYGEQRIAELIEQMADIEGVEWIRLHYAYPTHFPWRLLDVMRENKNVCRYLDIALQHISDHMLTRMRRNTTKAETMALIERMRREVPGIHIRTTLMVGFPGETDEDFQELVDFVKWARFERMGAFAYSEEDGTYSADHYEDDVPEDVKQRRLDKLMRVQQNISAEIEAEKVGQTLPVIIDRTEGDYYIGRTEFCSPEVDPEVLIRQDVKLEIGKIYQVKITDSEEFDLYGEVIN is encoded by the coding sequence ATGAAGACGATTGATTTTATTTCGCTTGGTTGCTCTAAGAACTTGGTGGACAGCGAGAACCTGATGGGCATGTTTGAGGCCAATGGCTTCCACGTGACCCACGACAGCGACGACCCGCAAGGCGAGGTCGTTGTGGTGAATACCTGTGGTTTTATTGCTGACGCCAAGGAGGAAAGTATTAATACCATCTTGGAACAGGTGGCTCGCAAGAATGCTGGTGAGGTGGAAAAGATATATGTGATGGGATGTCTCTCAGAGCGCTATCTGGCCGACCTCGAAGCCGAGATTCCTGAAGTGGACGGATGGTACGGAAAGTTCAATTATAAGGAGCTATTAAAAAGACTCACCCCCAGCCCCTCTCTGCTCAGAGAGGGGAGTGGTCAGACTCGAAAACTGACTACGCCACGCCATTATGCCTATATCAAGATTAGTGAGGGATGTGACCGCCACTGTGCGTACTGCGCCATCCCGCTGATTACGGGCAGACACCAGAGCCGCCCCATGGAGGAGATCCTGGACGAGGTGCGCTGGCTGGTGAGTCAGGGTACGAAGGAGTTTCAGGTCATCGCACAGGAACTGACCTACTACGGCATAGACCTGTATGGCGAACAGCGTATTGCCGAACTCATAGAACAGATGGCTGATATCGAGGGCGTGGAGTGGATTCGTCTGCATTACGCCTATCCCACACATTTCCCCTGGCGCCTGCTCGACGTGATGCGCGAGAATAAAAACGTGTGCCGCTACCTGGATATCGCCCTGCAGCATATCAGCGACCATATGTTGACACGTATGCGCCGCAACACCACGAAGGCGGAGACGATGGCACTCATCGAGCGGATGCGACGTGAGGTGCCCGGCATCCATATCCGCACCACGCTGATGGTGGGATTCCCAGGCGAGACCGACGAGGACTTCCAGGAGCTGGTGGACTTCGTGAAATGGGCGCGCTTTGAGCGTATGGGCGCCTTTGCCTATTCCGAGGAGGACGGTACCTATTCTGCCGACCACTACGAGGATGACGTGCCCGAGGACGTGAAGCAGCGCCGACTGGATAAGCTGATGCGCGTGCAGCAGAATATCAGTGCGGAGATAGAGGCCGAGAAGGTGGGACAGACGCTGCCCGTGATTATAGACCGCACGGAGGGCGACTACTACATTGGTCGCACGGAGTTCTGTTCGCCCGAGGTAGATCCCGAGGTGCTGATTCGTCAGGACGTGAAACTGGAGATTGGAAAGATATATCAAGTGAAGATAACCGACTCTGAGGAGTTTGACCTCTACGGAGAAGTGATTAATTGA
- a CDS encoding HU family DNA-binding protein translates to MNNKEFISILAGRTEKKTSETQKMVESLIAVMSDCFQEGDSVQMANFGNFEVKKKLERVMVNPTTGQRMLVPPKLVLAFKPNPTWKDKIKKGGAE, encoded by the coding sequence ATGAACAACAAGGAATTTATAAGCATACTGGCTGGTCGCACGGAGAAGAAAACCTCCGAGACACAGAAGATGGTGGAGTCGCTGATAGCAGTGATGAGCGACTGTTTTCAGGAGGGCGACAGCGTACAGATGGCTAATTTCGGCAATTTTGAAGTGAAGAAGAAACTGGAGCGTGTGATGGTGAACCCCACCACCGGACAGCGTATGCTGGTGCCACCAAAACTGGTGCTGGCCTTCAAGCCTAATCCTACCTGGAAGGATAAGATCAAGAAAGGAGGAGCCGAGTAA
- a CDS encoding HU family DNA-binding protein: MGKIFMAELADMLAQKAGISKREAQQFLTDFVETIQDGVNNDKLVKIKGLGTFKVIDVDARESVNVNTGERVTIDSHQKLTFTPDAAMKELVNKPFSQFETVVLNDGVEFDDEPEVEEPAIAEETPEPVVEPTPEPEPEPVVVPEPEPEPTIVPEPEPEPVVVPEPEPEPEPMPEPEPEAAPAPVEEDVAEEAEEKSASYWWLWLLIAIIACVISFAGGYLYGRHMDMQELFAEDASADTAAVQAAPVVEVKDTAKVDTMQVKPEAEEQAEVKEPEVKQPEPEVKQPEPEPDWKKYEAMDVRVRTGAYGIVGTDRMEKVRPGDTMKRIARRTLGEGMECYIEVYNNITTSALKEGQEVKIPKLKLKKFLRQNKTNKKINYGRKY; encoded by the coding sequence ATGGGTAAGATATTCATGGCAGAGCTGGCCGACATGCTGGCTCAGAAAGCTGGTATCAGCAAGCGCGAGGCACAGCAGTTCCTGACGGATTTCGTTGAGACGATCCAGGACGGTGTGAACAATGATAAACTGGTGAAAATCAAGGGCCTAGGCACGTTTAAGGTGATTGACGTGGATGCGCGCGAGAGCGTCAACGTGAACACGGGCGAACGCGTCACCATCGACAGTCACCAGAAACTGACGTTTACGCCCGATGCGGCGATGAAGGAACTGGTGAACAAGCCCTTCTCGCAGTTTGAGACCGTGGTGCTTAACGACGGCGTAGAGTTTGACGATGAGCCCGAGGTGGAAGAGCCCGCTATCGCTGAGGAGACACCGGAGCCCGTTGTAGAACCGACTCCCGAGCCGGAACCAGAACCAGTTGTCGTTCCCGAGCCGGAACCAGAGCCAACGATTGTTCCTGAGCCGGAACCCGAACCGGTTGTCGTTCCTGAACCGGAACCTGAACCCGAGCCTATGCCCGAGCCCGAGCCTGAGGCAGCCCCCGCTCCTGTAGAAGAGGATGTGGCAGAGGAAGCAGAGGAAAAGTCGGCTTCCTACTGGTGGTTGTGGCTGCTGATAGCCATTATCGCCTGCGTCATCAGTTTCGCTGGAGGCTATCTCTACGGCCGTCATATGGATATGCAGGAACTCTTTGCAGAAGACGCTTCTGCCGACACTGCCGCCGTACAGGCAGCACCCGTAGTAGAGGTGAAGGATACCGCCAAGGTAGACACCATGCAGGTGAAACCCGAGGCAGAGGAGCAGGCAGAGGTGAAAGAGCCCGAGGTGAAACAGCCCGAGCCCGAGGTGAAGCAGCCAGAGCCAGAACCCGATTGGAAGAAATACGAGGCGATGGACGTGAGGGTACGCACGGGAGCCTATGGCATCGTGGGTACCGACCGCATGGAGAAGGTACGTCCCGGCGACACCATGAAACGTATTGCCAGACGTACGTTGGGCGAAGGAATGGAATGTTATATAGAGGTTTACAATAATATCACCACGAGCGCCCTGAAAGAGGGGCAGGAGGTGAAGATTCCAAAACTGAAACTAAAGAAATTCTTAAGACAGAACAAAACAAACAAAAAAATTAACTATGGCAGAAAATATTGA
- a CDS encoding AAA family ATPase, which produces MAENIDIRELNMRIEQQSSFVTNLVTGMDRVIVGQKHLVDSLLIGLLSDGNILLEGVPGLAKTLAIKTLSQLIDAKYSRIQFTPDLLPADVTGTMIYSQKDEKFLVKQGPVFANFVLADEINRAPAKVQSALLEAMQEKQVTIGSETFNLPTPFLVMATQNPIEQEGTYPLPEAQMDRFMLKVVIGYPTLEEEKQIIRENIAGSLPKVTPVTTKEEILKAREVVREVYIDEKIEQYIADIVFATRYPDRYGLKDMKNMISFGGSPRASINLAKASRAYAFIKRRGYVVPEDVRAVAHDVLRHRIGLTYEAEASNVTSEEIVSKIINKVEVP; this is translated from the coding sequence ATGGCAGAAAATATTGATATCCGCGAACTGAACATGCGGATTGAACAGCAAAGCTCATTCGTCACCAACCTGGTGACGGGTATGGATCGTGTGATTGTTGGACAGAAACACTTGGTTGACTCCCTGCTCATCGGACTGTTGAGCGACGGCAATATCCTGTTGGAAGGTGTGCCTGGTCTGGCAAAGACTCTGGCAATCAAAACATTGTCACAACTGATTGATGCGAAATACAGTAGAATACAGTTTACCCCCGACCTGTTGCCTGCCGACGTGACCGGTACGATGATCTACTCACAGAAGGACGAAAAATTCCTGGTGAAGCAGGGTCCGGTATTCGCTAACTTCGTGCTGGCCGACGAGATTAACCGTGCACCTGCCAAGGTACAGAGTGCACTGCTGGAGGCTATGCAGGAGAAACAGGTGACCATTGGCAGCGAGACCTTCAACCTGCCCACGCCATTCCTGGTGATGGCTACGCAGAACCCCATTGAGCAGGAGGGTACCTATCCGCTGCCCGAGGCACAGATGGACCGTTTCATGCTGAAGGTGGTTATCGGCTATCCCACGCTGGAAGAGGAGAAGCAGATTATCCGTGAGAACATCGCAGGCAGTCTGCCCAAGGTGACTCCCGTGACCACGAAGGAGGAGATCCTGAAAGCCCGTGAGGTGGTGCGCGAGGTATATATCGACGAGAAGATTGAGCAGTATATCGCAGACATCGTATTCGCTACCCGTTACCCCGACCGCTACGGTCTGAAGGATATGAAGAACATGATTTCATTTGGCGGTTCGCCCCGTGCCAGCATCAACCTGGCCAAGGCTTCACGCGCCTACGCCTTCATCAAGCGTCGCGGATACGTGGTGCCCGAGGATGTGCGTGCCGTGGCTCACGACGTGCTGCGCCACCGTATCGGACTGACCTACGAGGCCGAGGCATCTAACGTGACCAGCGAGGAAATCGTGTCTAAGATTATTAATAAGGTAGAAGTGCCCTAA
- a CDS encoding DUF58 domain-containing protein, with translation METSEILKKVRKIEIKARGLSANIFAGQYHSAFKGRGMAFSEVREYQYGDDVRDIDWNVTARFNKPYVKVFEEERELTVMLLIDVSGSLDFGTQKQLKRDVVTEIAATLAFSAIQNNDKIGVIFFSDKIEKYIPPKKGRKHILYIIREMLDFHAESRRTDLAQAVEFLTSVSKRKCTAFILSDFYARQDFLQQLTIANRKHDVVAIQVYDKRACELPDVGLMKVVDAETGYEQYVDTSSRKLRDTYHRYWLNRQAELKETFAKCNVDSVSIATDDDYVKSMLGLFKQRG, from the coding sequence ATGGAGACATCTGAGATACTAAAAAAGGTAAGAAAGATTGAAATCAAGGCGCGCGGACTGAGTGCCAATATCTTTGCAGGCCAGTATCACTCGGCCTTCAAAGGTCGTGGTATGGCCTTCTCGGAGGTTCGTGAGTACCAGTATGGCGACGATGTGCGCGATATCGACTGGAACGTGACGGCCCGCTTCAACAAACCCTATGTGAAGGTGTTTGAGGAGGAGCGCGAACTGACGGTGATGCTGCTCATCGACGTGAGTGGCTCGCTGGACTTCGGTACGCAGAAGCAGCTGAAGCGCGACGTGGTGACCGAGATAGCTGCCACCCTGGCCTTCTCGGCTATCCAGAACAATGATAAGATCGGCGTTATCTTTTTCTCTGACAAGATAGAAAAATATATCCCACCAAAGAAGGGTCGCAAGCATATCCTGTACATCATTCGCGAGATGCTGGACTTCCACGCAGAGAGCCGTCGTACGGACCTGGCACAGGCGGTGGAGTTCCTCACGAGTGTGAGCAAGCGCAAATGTACGGCGTTCATACTGAGCGACTTCTACGCACGTCAGGACTTCCTGCAGCAACTGACGATTGCCAACAGGAAACACGACGTGGTGGCTATACAGGTGTACGACAAGCGCGCCTGCGAACTGCCTGACGTGGGACTGATGAAGGTGGTGGATGCCGAGACGGGCTACGAGCAGTATGTGGATACGAGCAGCAGGAAACTGCGCGACACGTATCACCGCTACTGGCTGAACCGTCAGGCAGAACTGAAGGAGACTTTTGCAAAGTGCAACGTGGACAGCGTCAGTATTGCTACCGACGATGACTACGTGAAGTCGATGCTGGGTCTGTTTAAACAACGAGGATAA
- a CDS encoding BatD family protein, which yields MKKVLIIFLVSYLSSLSSLAQVKVESSLSSVEMLVGQQVELSVSATTDENANVVFPKEALLPEGIEVLGFVEVPDEKVDGGQVRHRRNYVLTSFQDTLYYLPPFTVKVDGKDYAANQLALKVLTVDVDTTNYEQYFGPKDVQDNPFDWELDDWALPFWLSVLLLVLLAVLYYLYIRLRDNKPVIAHIRIVKRLLPHQKAMKAIEEIKADKMVTSEDPKEYYTRLTDTLRKYIEERYGFNAMEMTSSEIIDQLMKNADQESLAELRQLFLTADLVKFAKYSTLINENDANLVSAVDFINKTKIEQPVSQEPVKPQYTQEEQETRKRRLVLKTTIAVIAAGCVVIFGAIAYYIYELL from the coding sequence ATGAAAAAAGTACTAATCATATTTCTCGTCTCTTATCTCTCATCCCTTTCCTCGCTGGCTCAGGTCAAGGTGGAATCCAGTCTGAGCAGTGTGGAGATGCTGGTGGGACAGCAGGTGGAGCTCTCGGTGTCGGCCACGACAGACGAGAATGCCAATGTGGTGTTCCCGAAGGAGGCCTTGCTGCCGGAAGGTATCGAGGTGCTGGGTTTCGTGGAGGTGCCCGATGAGAAGGTGGATGGCGGACAGGTGCGTCACCGCAGGAACTATGTGCTGACGTCTTTCCAGGACACGCTCTATTACCTGCCACCCTTCACGGTGAAGGTTGACGGTAAGGACTACGCGGCTAATCAGTTGGCCCTGAAGGTGCTGACGGTAGATGTGGACACCACGAACTACGAGCAGTACTTCGGTCCGAAGGACGTGCAGGACAATCCCTTTGACTGGGAGCTCGACGACTGGGCCCTGCCTTTCTGGCTGAGCGTGCTGCTGCTGGTGCTGCTGGCTGTGCTGTATTACCTGTATATCCGCTTGCGCGACAACAAGCCCGTGATTGCCCATATCCGCATCGTGAAACGCCTGTTGCCTCACCAGAAGGCCATGAAGGCCATCGAGGAGATCAAGGCCGACAAGATGGTGACATCGGAAGACCCGAAGGAGTACTACACACGACTCACCGATACGCTGCGTAAGTATATAGAGGAGCGCTATGGCTTCAACGCGATGGAGATGACCAGCAGCGAGATTATCGACCAGCTGATGAAGAATGCTGATCAGGAGTCGCTCGCAGAATTGCGCCAGCTCTTCCTCACGGCCGACCTGGTGAAGTTTGCCAAGTACTCTACGCTGATCAACGAGAACGATGCCAACCTGGTGAGCGCCGTTGACTTCATCAACAAGACGAAGATAGAACAGCCTGTAAGTCAGGAGCCTGTGAAACCGCAATACACGCAGGAGGAACAGGAGACACGCAAACGCCGCCTGGTGCTGAAGACCACGATTGCTGTCATCGCTGCCGGCTGTGTGGTTATCTTCGGTGCCATCGCATACTACATCTATGAGTTATTGTAA
- a CDS encoding vWA domain-containing protein: protein MEFANKEYLFLLLLIIPYIVWYVMFRKKSEPTIQMADTYAFRFTGRSWKVMLMPVQLFLRILAFTMLVVVLARPQTHDSMQNENIEGIDIMLAMDVSTSMLAEDLRDDARDITNRMEAAKAVAAEFIAGRPNDNIGLTIFAGEAFTQCPMTIDHASLLSLLHNVRTDIAARGLIEDGTAIGMGLANAVSRLKDSKAKSRVVILLTDGSNNRGDLSPMTSAEIAQSLGVRVYTIGVGTNGTARYPLSVGGGVQYIQVPVEIDTKTLTDIANTTNGKFYRARNAEELREIYHEIDKLEKSKIEVQRYSRRYEDYQKYGLIALGALLLEILLRITIFRRIP from the coding sequence ATGGAATTTGCAAATAAAGAATATCTGTTTCTGCTACTGCTCATCATACCCTACATTGTGTGGTATGTGATGTTCAGGAAGAAGAGCGAGCCTACGATACAGATGGCCGACACCTACGCCTTCCGCTTTACGGGGCGCAGTTGGAAGGTGATGCTGATGCCCGTACAGCTCTTCCTGCGCATCCTGGCTTTCACGATGCTGGTGGTGGTGCTGGCGCGTCCTCAGACGCACGACTCCATGCAGAACGAGAATATAGAGGGTATCGACATCATGCTGGCTATGGACGTGTCAACGTCTATGTTGGCTGAAGACCTGCGTGATGATGCCCGTGACATTACCAACCGTATGGAGGCTGCAAAGGCGGTGGCGGCAGAGTTTATCGCCGGTCGTCCTAACGATAACATCGGACTGACCATCTTTGCCGGTGAGGCCTTTACGCAGTGTCCGATGACGATTGACCACGCCTCACTGCTGTCGCTGTTGCACAACGTGCGTACGGATATTGCCGCCCGCGGACTGATTGAGGACGGTACGGCTATCGGTATGGGTCTGGCCAATGCGGTGAGCCGACTGAAGGACTCGAAGGCGAAGAGTAGGGTGGTGATACTGCTCACCGACGGTAGTAACAACCGCGGTGACCTGTCGCCCATGACGTCGGCAGAGATAGCCCAGAGCCTGGGCGTACGTGTCTATACTATCGGTGTGGGTACGAACGGTACGGCGCGCTATCCGTTGTCGGTAGGTGGCGGCGTGCAGTATATCCAGGTGCCGGTGGAGATTGACACGAAGACGCTGACGGATATTGCCAATACGACGAACGGAAAGTTCTACCGTGCCCGTAATGCAGAGGAACTGCGTGAGATTTATCACGAAATCGATAAGTTGGAGAAATCCAAGATAGAAGTGCAGCGCTACAGCCGCCGCTATGAGGACTATCAGAAATATGGCCTGATAGCACTGGGCGCCCTGTTGCTGGAGATACTTCTCAGAATAACGATCTTTAGGAGGATACCGTAA
- a CDS encoding vWA domain-containing protein, producing MFRFENPEYLWLLVAVAVLALIRFVTYFNQKKRLRKFGDPKLMKQLMPDVSRWRPLVKFCLLELALVLVILMLARPQQANGISQEKRSGIETVIALDISNSMRAEDVAPTRLDRAKMMVENLVESFSNDKIGLIVFAGDAFVQLPITSDYVSAKMFLSTIDPSMIVNQGTDIAGAIEMASHSFTQQEHVGKAIIVITDGEDHEGNAVEAAKAAHEQGFNVYVLGIGSTNGAPVPDPDTGNYMIDNQGNTVMSCLNEDMCREVAQAGGGAYIHVDNNSSAQRLLDEELDKLEKGETTIYSDYAEQFQYAAAFALLLLIIEICILDRRNPILKKIKLFKR from the coding sequence ATGTTTAGATTTGAAAACCCTGAATATCTGTGGCTGTTGGTGGCAGTGGCTGTGTTGGCCCTGATCCGCTTTGTCACATATTTCAACCAGAAGAAAAGGCTGCGTAAGTTTGGCGACCCGAAACTGATGAAGCAGTTGATGCCCGACGTGTCGCGCTGGCGTCCGCTGGTGAAGTTCTGTCTGCTGGAACTGGCACTGGTGCTCGTCATCCTGATGCTGGCACGTCCGCAACAGGCCAACGGTATCAGTCAGGAGAAGCGCTCGGGTATAGAGACGGTGATAGCACTGGATATCAGTAACTCGATGCGTGCCGAGGATGTGGCTCCTACACGTCTGGACCGTGCGAAGATGATGGTGGAGAACCTGGTGGAGAGTTTCAGCAACGATAAGATAGGACTGATTGTCTTTGCCGGCGACGCCTTTGTGCAGTTGCCCATCACCAGCGACTATGTGTCGGCGAAGATGTTCCTGAGCACCATCGACCCCTCGATGATTGTGAACCAGGGCACGGATATAGCCGGTGCCATAGAGATGGCCAGTCATAGTTTTACGCAGCAGGAGCACGTGGGCAAGGCCATCATCGTCATTACCGACGGTGAGGACCATGAGGGTAATGCCGTGGAGGCTGCTAAGGCAGCCCACGAGCAGGGCTTCAACGTGTATGTGCTGGGTATCGGTTCGACGAACGGTGCACCAGTGCCCGACCCTGATACGGGTAACTATATGATTGACAACCAGGGCAACACGGTGATGTCGTGCCTCAACGAGGACATGTGCCGTGAGGTGGCTCAGGCCGGTGGCGGCGCCTATATCCACGTGGACAACAACAGTAGTGCGCAGCGCCTGCTGGACGAGGAACTGGACAAGCTGGAGAAGGGTGAGACCACCATCTACAGCGACTATGCAGAGCAGTTCCAGTATGCTGCGGCGTTTGCCCTGCTGCTCTTAATCATAGAAATATGTATCCTGGATCGCAGGAATCCTATACTCAAGAAAATAAAACTCTTTAAGCGATAA
- a CDS encoding tetratricopeptide repeat protein, whose translation MRHSGYYIILLLLTALSVSSYADNRQARKLIRKGNALYRADKRQEAQVDYLKAYRADSTDARVQYNLATSMFPQDYKLVQKERCDTMAMMFERAAQAETNPLRKAKAYHNEGVAYQGVKDFGKAIEAYKNALRCNPNDDESRYNLVLCQRQLKNQGGGNNNQQQDKQDKQDQQDKQQQQQKKQKKQDQQQQQQEPPMSKENAEQLLNAAMQREKETQKRMKEAQQQPQRRRIEKNW comes from the coding sequence ATGAGACATTCTGGATATTATATTATATTGCTACTGCTGACGGCATTATCTGTCTCATCGTATGCAGATAACCGTCAGGCCCGCAAACTGATCCGTAAGGGTAACGCGCTCTACAGGGCCGACAAGCGTCAGGAGGCTCAGGTGGACTACCTGAAGGCCTACCGTGCCGACAGTACGGATGCGCGCGTGCAGTACAACCTCGCCACGTCGATGTTTCCGCAGGACTACAAACTGGTGCAGAAGGAACGTTGCGACACGATGGCAATGATGTTTGAACGCGCTGCGCAGGCTGAGACGAATCCGCTGCGTAAGGCGAAGGCTTATCATAATGAGGGCGTGGCCTATCAGGGCGTGAAGGATTTCGGTAAGGCTATTGAGGCCTACAAGAACGCGCTGCGCTGCAATCCCAATGATGATGAGTCGCGCTATAACCTGGTGTTGTGTCAGCGTCAGCTGAAGAATCAGGGCGGCGGCAACAACAACCAGCAGCAGGATAAGCAGGATAAGCAGGATCAGCAGGATAAGCAGCAGCAACAGCAGAAGAAGCAGAAGAAGCAGGACCAGCAGCAACAGCAGCAGGAACCGCCGATGAGCAAGGAGAATGCCGAACAGCTGTTGAACGCGGCTATGCAACGTGAGAAGGAGACGCAGAAACGTATGAAGGAGGCACAGCAACAGCCTCAGCGTCGCAGAATCGAGAAGAACTGGTAG